A region of the Thermococcus zilligii AN1 genome:
TCGGCGAGCTTATCCGGGGGGAGATCCCGGAGCCCTATCTGAGGATCAGGGACAGGATAAGGGGAGCTTTTTTAGTGACTGTCGGGGACGTTGTAACGGAGAACGTCCTGAAACTGGGGATTGAGCCCAACTTAGCGGTGTACGATCACAGAACTAAGAGGCGGGATTATAGCCCCGATGTGGATTCAAATGCCGTTGTTTTAACCGTGAAAAATCCCCCGGGGACCGTGACGAAAGCTTTATTAAACGCTCTCAGAAGGGGTGTTGAGATCGCCCTTCGGGGGAGGAGTGTCCACGTCAGAGTG
Encoded here:
- a CDS encoding GTP-dependent dephospho-CoA kinase produces the protein MSDFYFLLTPQLREELKEPLGELIRGEIPEPYLRIRDRIRGAFLVTVGDVVTENVLKLGIEPNLAVYDHRTKRRDYSPDVDSNAVVLTVKNPPGTVTKALLNALRRGVEIALRGRSVHVRVNGEEDLAAIPAVLYAPTGSVVLYGQPDEGVVLIKVTPECKRRCAGILARMEVVRNGD